Proteins encoded together in one Candidatus Baltobacteraceae bacterium window:
- a CDS encoding zinc-ribbon domain containing protein, which yields MLTCVDCGRQFPFTSGEQEFYAMKGFTNKPSRCQDCRAVRKAGRSQSGGGGGRQREMFKATCSQCGGVAEVPFQPRGDKPVYCRDCFQSKPSYR from the coding sequence TGCTCACGTGCGTTGATTGCGGACGTCAGTTCCCGTTTACTTCGGGCGAGCAAGAATTCTACGCGATGAAGGGCTTCACGAACAAGCCCAGCCGTTGCCAGGATTGCCGCGCCGTGCGCAAAGCCGGACGCTCGCAAAGCGGCGGCGGCGGCGGACGTCAGCGCGAAATGTTCAAGGCCACCTGCAGCCAGTGCGGCGGCGTAGCGGAAGTTCCGTTCCAGCCCCGCGGCGACAAGCCGGTTTACTGCCGCGATTGCTTCCAATCGAAGCCGTCCTACCGGTAA